One genomic segment of Pseudomonas sp. p1(2021b) includes these proteins:
- a CDS encoding class I SAM-dependent methyltransferase, giving the protein MTDKAFAQADPDWIELTCLARDWFDGPLGQMMLREEEKLLEDELGRFFGGFLVHYGPCAEPAPNAPQVQRNVRLGAPLPGVEIVCEEQAWPLSEHAADVVVLQHGLDFSLSPHSLLREAASAVRPGGHLLIVGINPWSSWGIRHWFSRGALRKARCISPSRLGDWLNLLGFALEKRRFGCYRPPLASPAWQQRLAGWERMAGGWQGAGGGVYLVVARKMVVGLRPLRQERREPMGKLLPLPLAKVNRRHSEP; this is encoded by the coding sequence ATGACCGACAAAGCCTTTGCCCAGGCCGATCCTGACTGGATCGAACTGACCTGCCTGGCCCGTGACTGGTTCGATGGGCCATTGGGGCAGATGATGCTGCGCGAGGAGGAAAAGCTCCTCGAGGACGAGCTTGGCCGCTTTTTCGGCGGCTTCCTGGTGCACTACGGCCCATGCGCCGAACCGGCGCCCAACGCGCCCCAGGTACAGCGTAACGTGCGCCTCGGTGCGCCGTTGCCGGGGGTGGAGATCGTCTGCGAGGAGCAGGCCTGGCCACTTTCCGAGCATGCCGCCGATGTGGTGGTGCTGCAACACGGCCTGGACTTCAGCCTGTCGCCGCACAGCCTGCTGCGCGAAGCAGCCAGCGCGGTGCGCCCCGGTGGCCACCTGTTGATCGTCGGGATCAACCCCTGGAGCAGTTGGGGCATCCGCCATTGGTTCAGCCGTGGCGCGTTGCGCAAGGCGCGCTGCATCTCGCCTTCGCGGCTTGGCGACTGGCTCAACCTGCTGGGCTTCGCGCTGGAGAAACGCCGCTTCGGGTGCTATCGTCCGCCGCTTGCCTCGCCGGCCTGGCAACAACGCCTGGCCGGGTGGGAGCGCATGGCCGGCGGTTGGCAGGGCGCCGGAGGCGGCGTCTACCTGGTGGTGGCGCGCAAGATGGTGGTGGGCCTGCGGCCGCTGCGCCAGGAGCGGCGCGAGCCGATGGGCAAGCTGCTGCCGTTGCCGCTGGCCAAGGTCAACCGCCGCCATAGCGAGCCTTGA
- a CDS encoding extracellular solute-binding protein, with protein sequence MIRPLLLSLSLALSFPAVATVSESHGYAQFGTLKYPATFTHFDWVNPQAPKGGTLRAMAFGTFDTLNPYTFKGSSPVSTPNFLQYGINELNEPLMVGTGQYAPSGDEPTSSYGLIARSVEYSEDRSWVVFNLRPEARFHDGHPITSADVAFSYRTLLKEGHPMYRTNLQEVRRVDILGPKRIRFVFKRAGNPLLILRLGEMPVLPKHYWKGRDFKATTFEPPLGSGPYRITQVEPGRRLVFERVKNYWGKDLAVNRGKYNFDRVEYEFYRDATVAFEAFKAGEFDIYIEHQAKNWANGYNFPAIRRGEVIKAQIPHRIPTQTQGLFMNSRRAAFSDPRVRQALGLMLDFEWTNRALFSSAYRRSTSYYPNSEFAATGLPTGKEWLLLAPFRDELPARLFTEPYRVSHTDGRGIDRKTLRQALALFAKAGWKLDGQRLVNAKGQQFRMELLLVNPNLERILQPYVENLASMGIDARLRTVDRAQYKQRLDQFDFDMILMTLGQTLSPGLEQWLYFHSSQASVKGSKNYAGVKDPVVDHLLDTLLAARTRDDQVAAARALDRVLSWQYYMIPNWYLDNHRLAYRNRFAFVTTPPYTLGLNSWWLKTSEKAQ encoded by the coding sequence TTGATACGTCCCCTCCTGCTGTCCCTCAGCCTGGCCTTGAGCTTTCCCGCAGTCGCGACGGTGAGCGAAAGCCACGGTTATGCGCAGTTCGGCACGCTCAAGTATCCAGCCACTTTCACCCATTTCGACTGGGTCAACCCGCAAGCGCCCAAGGGCGGTACCTTGCGGGCCATGGCATTCGGAACCTTCGATACCCTCAACCCCTATACGTTCAAGGGTTCCAGCCCGGTCAGCACGCCGAACTTCCTGCAATACGGCATCAACGAGCTGAACGAGCCACTGATGGTCGGCACCGGCCAGTACGCCCCCTCCGGCGACGAGCCCACCTCCAGCTACGGCCTGATCGCCCGCTCGGTGGAGTACAGCGAGGACCGCAGCTGGGTGGTGTTCAACCTGCGCCCCGAAGCGCGCTTCCACGATGGCCACCCGATCACCTCGGCAGACGTGGCGTTCTCGTACCGCACCCTGCTCAAGGAAGGCCACCCGATGTACCGCACCAACCTGCAGGAAGTGCGGCGGGTGGACATCCTCGGGCCCAAGCGCATCCGCTTCGTCTTCAAACGCGCCGGCAACCCCTTGCTGATCCTGCGCCTGGGCGAAATGCCGGTGCTGCCCAAGCATTACTGGAAAGGCCGCGACTTCAAAGCCACCACCTTCGAGCCGCCACTGGGCAGTGGCCCCTACCGCATCACCCAGGTGGAGCCTGGCCGGCGCCTGGTGTTCGAGCGGGTGAAGAACTACTGGGGCAAGGACCTGGCGGTCAACCGTGGCAAGTACAACTTCGACCGCGTCGAGTACGAGTTCTACCGCGACGCCACGGTGGCCTTCGAAGCGTTCAAGGCCGGCGAGTTCGACATCTACATCGAACATCAGGCCAAGAACTGGGCCAACGGCTATAACTTCCCGGCCATTCGCCGTGGCGAAGTGATCAAGGCGCAGATCCCGCACCGCATCCCCACCCAGACCCAGGGGCTGTTCATGAACAGCCGCCGGGCCGCCTTCAGCGACCCACGGGTGCGCCAGGCCCTGGGGCTGATGCTCGACTTCGAGTGGACCAACCGCGCCCTGTTCAGCAGCGCCTACCGCCGCTCGACCAGCTATTACCCCAACAGCGAATTCGCCGCCACCGGCCTGCCCACAGGCAAAGAATGGCTGTTGCTGGCGCCGTTCCGCGACGAATTGCCGGCCAGGCTGTTCACCGAGCCCTACCGGGTCAGCCACACCGATGGCCGCGGCATCGACCGCAAGACCCTGCGCCAGGCCCTGGCGCTGTTCGCCAAGGCCGGCTGGAAGCTCGACGGCCAGCGCCTGGTCAATGCCAAGGGCCAGCAGTTCCGCATGGAGCTGTTGCTGGTCAACCCGAACTTGGAGCGTATCCTCCAGCCCTACGTGGAGAACCTGGCCAGCATGGGCATCGACGCGCGCCTGCGCACGGTCGACCGCGCCCAGTACAAGCAGCGCCTGGACCAATTCGACTTCGACATGATCCTCATGACCCTGGGCCAGACCTTGAGCCCAGGCCTGGAGCAATGGCTGTACTTCCATTCCAGCCAGGCCTCGGTCAAGGGCAGCAAGAACTACGCAGGTGTGAAGGACCCGGTGGTCGACCACCTGCTCGACACCCTGCTCGCCGCCCGCACCCGTGACGACCAGGTCGCCGCCGCCCGCGCCCTGGACCGGGTGCTGTCATGGCAGTACTACATGATCCCCAACTGGTATCTCGACAATCACCGCCTGGCCTACCGCAACCGGTTCGCCTTCGTCACCACGCCGCCCTATACCCTGGGCCTGAACAGCTGGTGGCTCAAGACCTCGGAGAAAGCCCAATGA
- a CDS encoding ABC transporter permease: MALSPLNRRRFERFKANRRGWWSLWIFIVLFGLSLGAELIANDKPIAVRYDGQWYFPAFKRYPETTFGGEFPLEANYKSPYIRELLAAKDSFVLWAPIPFSYQSINYDLKVPAPAPPSADNWLGTDDQGRDVLARVIYGFRVSVLFALTLTVLSSIVGVIAGALQGYYGGWVDLAGQRFLEIWSGLPVLYLLIILASFVQPNFWWLLGIMLLFSWMSLVDVVRAEFLRGRNLEYVRAARALGMRNGAIMYRHILPNAMISTMTFMPFILTGAIGTLTALDFLGFGLPPGAPSLGELVAQGKSNLQAPWLGISAFAVLAIMLSLLVFIGESARDAFDPRK, encoded by the coding sequence ATGGCACTCTCCCCTCTCAATCGCCGGCGCTTCGAGCGCTTCAAGGCCAACCGCCGCGGCTGGTGGTCGCTGTGGATCTTCATCGTGCTGTTCGGCCTGAGCCTGGGCGCCGAGCTGATCGCCAACGACAAGCCCATTGCCGTGCGCTACGACGGCCAGTGGTACTTCCCGGCCTTCAAGCGCTACCCGGAGACCACCTTTGGCGGCGAATTCCCCCTGGAGGCCAACTACAAGAGCCCCTACATCCGTGAGCTGCTGGCCGCGAAGGACAGCTTCGTGCTGTGGGCACCGATCCCGTTCAGCTACCAGAGCATCAACTACGACCTCAAGGTTCCCGCCCCCGCCCCGCCCTCGGCGGACAACTGGCTGGGCACCGACGACCAGGGCCGCGACGTGCTGGCGCGGGTGATCTATGGCTTCCGCGTGTCGGTGCTGTTCGCCCTGACGCTCACCGTGCTCAGTTCCATCGTCGGCGTGATCGCAGGGGCCCTGCAGGGCTACTACGGCGGCTGGGTGGACCTGGCCGGCCAGCGCTTTCTGGAGATCTGGTCGGGCCTGCCGGTGCTGTACCTGTTGATCATCCTGGCCAGCTTCGTGCAACCCAACTTCTGGTGGCTGCTGGGCATCATGCTGCTGTTCTCCTGGATGAGCCTGGTGGACGTGGTGCGCGCCGAGTTCCTGCGCGGGCGCAACCTCGAGTACGTGCGCGCCGCCCGTGCCCTGGGCATGCGCAACGGCGCGATCATGTACCGGCACATCCTGCCCAACGCCATGATCTCGACCATGACCTTCATGCCCTTCATCCTCACCGGCGCCATCGGCACCCTCACCGCCCTGGACTTCCTCGGCTTCGGCCTGCCGCCCGGCGCGCCCTCGCTGGGCGAGCTGGTGGCCCAAGGCAAGTCCAACCTGCAGGCGCCGTGGCTCGGCATCAGCGCCTTCGCCGTGCTGGCGATCATGCTGAGCCTGCTGGTGTTCATCGGCGAATCCGCCCGCGATGCCTTCGACCCGAGGAAATGA
- the gloB gene encoding hydroxyacylglutathione hydrolase, producing MIQIDALPAFSDNYIWLLQDTAKRRCAVVDPGDAGPVLEWLGAHPGWVLEDILVTHHHHDHVGGVQTLKQATGARVCGPAHERIPARDLALDDGDQVQVLDMDFQVIAVPGHTLGHIAYYGAPLLFCGDTLFAGGCGRLFEGTPEQMHQSLSRLAALPAETQVYCTHEYTLSNLRFAKAVEPSNRELGQRFDDVTRLRANDRITLPSTIALERATNPFLRTAETSVKQKADEWKGHSNPSQAAVFAALRSWKDTF from the coding sequence ATGATACAGATCGATGCTCTTCCCGCTTTCTCCGACAATTACATCTGGCTGTTACAGGATACTGCCAAACGCCGCTGCGCGGTGGTCGACCCAGGCGATGCCGGCCCTGTGCTCGAATGGCTCGGGGCCCACCCCGGCTGGGTGCTGGAAGACATCCTGGTGACCCATCATCACCATGACCACGTCGGCGGCGTGCAAACCCTCAAGCAGGCGACCGGGGCCCGGGTCTGCGGGCCGGCCCACGAGCGCATCCCGGCCCGCGATCTGGCGCTGGACGACGGCGACCAGGTCCAGGTGCTGGATATGGACTTCCAGGTCATCGCCGTGCCAGGCCACACCCTGGGGCACATCGCCTACTATGGTGCGCCGTTGCTGTTCTGTGGCGATACCCTGTTCGCCGGCGGCTGCGGTCGACTGTTCGAAGGCACCCCTGAGCAGATGCACCAGTCCCTGTCGCGCCTGGCCGCGCTGCCGGCCGAAACCCAGGTGTACTGCACCCACGAATACACCCTGAGCAACCTGCGCTTTGCCAAGGCGGTGGAACCTTCGAACCGCGAGCTGGGCCAGCGGTTCGACGACGTTACCCGCTTGCGCGCCAACGATCGCATCACATTGCCATCAACCATCGCTCTGGAACGCGCCACCAACCCCTTTCTTCGCACGGCTGAAACATCCGTTAAACAAAAAGCAGACGAATGGAAGGGGCATTCCAATCCAAGCCAAGCCGCTGTTTTTGCTGCCTTGAGGTCTTGGAAAGACACCTTCTGA
- the dnaQ gene encoding DNA polymerase III subunit epsilon: MPVSEGHRIIEIGCVEVIGRRLTGRNFHVYLQPDRESDEGAIGVHGITDAFLVGKPRFADVAEEFFEYIQGAHLVIHNAAFDVGFINNEFALLGQHDRADISQHCTIIDTLMLARARHPGQRNSLDALCKRYGIDNSGRELHGALLDSELLADVYLAMTGGQTSLSLAAHGVEGDEGGEGGTGSEIRRIVGRQPGRVIMANAEELEAHAERLAAIAKSAGAPSMWQALTEPAAG, encoded by the coding sequence ATGCCGGTCAGTGAAGGCCATCGGATCATCGAGATCGGCTGCGTCGAGGTCATCGGCCGGCGCCTGACCGGGCGCAACTTCCACGTCTACCTGCAACCGGACCGCGAGAGTGACGAGGGCGCGATCGGGGTACACGGCATCACCGATGCCTTCCTGGTCGGCAAGCCGCGTTTCGCCGATGTCGCCGAAGAGTTCTTCGAATACATCCAAGGCGCGCACCTGGTCATCCACAACGCGGCGTTCGACGTCGGTTTCATCAACAACGAATTCGCCCTGCTGGGCCAGCACGACCGTGCCGACATATCCCAGCACTGCACCATCATCGATACCCTGATGCTGGCGCGGGCCCGCCACCCGGGCCAGCGCAACAGCCTCGACGCGTTGTGCAAACGCTACGGCATCGACAACTCCGGCCGTGAACTGCACGGCGCACTGCTCGACTCGGAGCTGCTGGCCGACGTCTACCTGGCGATGACCGGTGGCCAGACCAGCCTGTCGCTGGCGGCCCATGGTGTCGAGGGCGACGAAGGCGGTGAGGGTGGCACTGGCAGTGAGATCCGGCGGATCGTCGGGCGCCAGCCGGGGCGGGTGATCATGGCCAATGCCGAAGAGCTCGAGGCCCATGCCGAGCGCCTGGCGGCGATCGCCAAGTCGGCGGGTGCGCCGTCGATGTGGCAGGCGTTGACCGAGCCTGCGGCGGGCTGA
- a CDS encoding extracellular solute-binding protein translates to MMPTHPLRRLAGSLLLACLSLPAMAAPQHALTLYDEPPKYPANFKHFDYVNPDAPKGGTFRQSSFGSFDSLNPFINKGVPADDVSIIYDTLMRQSLDEPFTEYGLVAGKIEKAPDNSWVRFYLRPEARFHDGHPMRAEDVVFTFNTLMSKGAPLFRGYYADVAEVVAEDPLRVLFRFKHKNNRELPLILGQLPVLPKHWWQGREFDRGNLEIPLGSGPYKVAEVKAGRSVRYERVKDYWAKDLPINRGHYNFDQMTYDSYRDNTVALEALKAGQFDYWLETSAKNWATAYNVPAVQEGRLVREELANGNPTGMQGFIFNLRRPVFQDVRVRQALSLLLDYEWTNKQLFNGAYTRTGSYFENSEMAAEGLPGPDELKILEPLRGKIPEQVFTEPFHNPVSDGSGMIRDQQRKAYKLLQEAGWKIADDKMVDAQGKPVVIEFLLAQTEFERILLPFKRNLADLGIELNIRRVDVSQYINRLRSRDFDMIVGGYPQSSSPGNEQREFWTSAAADNPGSRNFIGLRDPAIDQLVEQLINADSRQSLIAHTRALDRVLLWGYYVIPNWHIKTWRVAYWNHIGHPKVSPKYDIGINTWWIKPEVTPAVAEPAAQRDEAN, encoded by the coding sequence ATGATGCCAACGCACCCTCTGCGCCGGCTGGCCGGTAGCCTGCTGCTCGCCTGCCTGAGCCTGCCCGCGATGGCCGCACCGCAGCATGCGCTCACCCTGTACGATGAGCCGCCCAAGTACCCGGCCAATTTCAAGCACTTCGACTACGTCAACCCCGACGCGCCCAAGGGCGGCACCTTCCGCCAGTCCAGCTTCGGCAGCTTCGACAGCCTCAACCCCTTCATCAACAAGGGCGTGCCGGCCGATGACGTGAGCATCATCTACGACACCCTGATGCGCCAGAGCCTTGACGAGCCCTTCACCGAGTACGGCCTGGTGGCCGGCAAGATCGAAAAGGCCCCGGACAACAGCTGGGTGCGCTTCTACCTGCGCCCCGAAGCGCGCTTCCACGACGGCCACCCGATGCGTGCCGAGGACGTGGTGTTCACCTTCAACACCCTGATGAGCAAGGGCGCCCCGCTGTTTCGTGGCTACTACGCCGACGTCGCCGAAGTGGTCGCCGAAGACCCGCTGCGGGTGCTGTTCAGGTTCAAGCACAAGAACAACCGCGAGCTGCCGTTGATTCTCGGCCAGTTGCCGGTACTGCCCAAGCACTGGTGGCAAGGCCGGGAGTTCGACCGTGGCAACCTGGAGATCCCCCTGGGCAGCGGCCCGTACAAGGTCGCCGAGGTCAAGGCCGGCCGCTCGGTGCGCTACGAGCGGGTCAAGGACTACTGGGCCAAGGATTTGCCGATCAACCGCGGCCACTACAACTTCGACCAGATGACCTACGATTCCTACCGCGACAACACTGTCGCCCTGGAAGCGCTCAAGGCCGGGCAGTTCGACTACTGGCTGGAAACCAGCGCGAAGAACTGGGCCACGGCCTACAACGTGCCTGCTGTGCAGGAAGGCCGGCTGGTGCGCGAGGAGCTGGCCAACGGCAACCCCACCGGTATGCAGGGTTTCATCTTCAACCTGCGCCGCCCCGTGTTCCAGGACGTGCGCGTACGCCAGGCCCTGAGCCTGCTGCTGGACTATGAGTGGACCAACAAGCAGCTGTTCAACGGCGCCTACACCCGCACCGGCAGCTATTTCGAGAACTCCGAGATGGCCGCCGAGGGCCTGCCGGGGCCCGATGAGCTGAAGATCCTCGAACCGCTGCGCGGCAAGATTCCCGAACAGGTCTTTACCGAGCCCTTCCACAACCCGGTCAGCGACGGCAGCGGCATGATCCGCGACCAGCAACGCAAGGCCTACAAGCTGCTGCAGGAAGCCGGCTGGAAGATCGCCGACGACAAGATGGTCGATGCCCAGGGCAAGCCGGTGGTCATCGAATTCCTGCTGGCCCAGACCGAGTTCGAGCGCATCCTGTTGCCGTTCAAGCGCAACCTCGCCGACCTCGGCATCGAGCTGAACATCCGCCGCGTGGACGTCTCGCAATACATCAACCGCCTGCGCTCGCGCGACTTCGACATGATCGTCGGCGGCTACCCGCAGTCGAGCTCCCCCGGCAACGAGCAGCGCGAATTCTGGACCAGCGCCGCCGCCGACAACCCCGGCAGCCGCAACTTCATCGGCCTGCGCGACCCGGCCATCGATCAGTTGGTGGAGCAATTGATCAACGCCGACTCGCGGCAAAGCCTCATCGCGCATACCCGTGCCCTGGACCGCGTGCTGCTGTGGGGCTACTACGTGATCCCCAACTGGCACATCAAGACCTGGCGCGTGGCCTACTGGAACCACATCGGCCACCCGAAGGTGTCGCCCAAGTACGACATCGGCATCAACACCTGGTGGATCAAGCCCGAAGTGACCCCAGCGGTGGCCGAGCCTGCGGCACAACGGGACGAGGCGAACTGA
- the rnhA gene encoding ribonuclease HI, with the protein MSDSVEIYTDGACKGNPGPGGWGVLMIYKGVEKELWGGERETTNNRMELMAAIQGLMALKRECEVVLTTDSQYVMKGINEWMANWKKRGWKTAAKEPVKNADLWQQLDEQVNRHKVTWKWVRGHIGHPGNERADQLANRGVDEVRAKR; encoded by the coding sequence ATGAGCGATAGCGTCGAGATCTACACCGATGGTGCCTGCAAGGGCAACCCGGGCCCGGGTGGCTGGGGTGTGCTGATGATTTACAAGGGCGTCGAGAAGGAGCTGTGGGGCGGCGAGCGCGAGACCACCAACAATCGCATGGAACTCATGGCGGCGATCCAGGGCTTGATGGCCCTCAAGCGCGAATGCGAGGTGGTGCTGACCACCGATTCGCAGTACGTGATGAAGGGCATCAACGAATGGATGGCCAACTGGAAGAAGCGCGGTTGGAAAACCGCCGCCAAGGAGCCGGTGAAGAACGCCGACCTGTGGCAACAGCTCGACGAGCAGGTCAATCGGCACAAAGTGACCTGGAAATGGGTGCGCGGGCACATCGGCCACCCCGGCAACGAGCGCGCCGACCAATTGGCCAACCGCGGCGTCGACGAGGTCCGCGCCAAGCGTTGA
- a CDS encoding microcin C ABC transporter permease YejB, giving the protein MLAYILRRLLLIIPTLFGILIINFIIVQAAPGGPVEQMIAKLEGFEGATSRIAGGGAEVAVAGSNYRGAQGLDPALIAEIERMYGFDKSAPERLWIMIKNYAQLDFGESFFRDAKVIDLIIEKMPVSISLGLWSTLIMYLVSIPLGVAKAVRHGSHFDVWTSSAIIVGYAIPAFLFAILLIVLFAGGSYFDWFPLRGLTSNNFDELSTTGKVLDYFWHLVLPITALVIGNFATMTLLTKNSFLDEINKQYVITAKAKGLSRPRVLYGHVFRNAMLLVIAGFPSAFIGIFFTGSLLIEVIFSLDGLGLMSFEAAINRDYPVVFGTLFIFTLLGLVVKLIGDLTYTLVDPRIDFASREQ; this is encoded by the coding sequence ATGCTCGCCTACATCCTGCGCCGCCTGCTGCTGATCATCCCGACCCTGTTCGGCATCCTGATCATCAACTTCATCATCGTCCAGGCCGCCCCCGGTGGCCCGGTGGAGCAGATGATCGCCAAGCTCGAAGGCTTCGAAGGCGCCACCAGCCGCATCGCCGGCGGCGGCGCCGAAGTGGCCGTGGCCGGCTCCAACTACCGCGGCGCCCAGGGCTTGGACCCGGCCCTGATCGCCGAGATCGAGCGCATGTACGGCTTCGACAAGTCGGCGCCCGAGCGCTTGTGGATCATGATCAAGAACTACGCCCAGCTGGACTTCGGCGAGAGCTTCTTCCGCGATGCCAAGGTCATCGACCTGATCATCGAGAAAATGCCCGTGTCCATCTCGCTCGGGCTATGGAGCACGCTGATCATGTACCTGGTGTCGATCCCCCTGGGGGTCGCCAAGGCCGTGCGCCACGGCAGCCACTTCGACGTCTGGACCAGCTCGGCGATCATCGTCGGCTACGCCATCCCGGCGTTCCTGTTCGCCATCCTGCTGATCGTGCTGTTCGCCGGCGGCAGCTACTTCGACTGGTTCCCCCTGCGCGGCCTGACCTCCAACAACTTCGACGAGCTGTCCACCACCGGCAAGGTGCTCGATTACTTCTGGCACCTGGTGCTGCCGATCACCGCGCTGGTCATCGGCAACTTCGCCACCATGACCCTGCTGACCAAGAACAGCTTCCTCGACGAGATCAACAAGCAGTACGTCATCACCGCCAAGGCCAAGGGCCTGAGCCGGCCACGGGTGCTCTACGGCCACGTGTTCCGCAATGCCATGCTGCTGGTGATCGCCGGTTTTCCCTCGGCGTTCATCGGCATCTTCTTCACAGGCTCCCTGCTCATCGAGGTGATCTTCTCCCTCGACGGCCTGGGCCTGATGAGCTTCGAGGCAGCGATCAACCGCGACTACCCGGTGGTCTTCGGCACCCTGTTCATCTTCACCCTGCTGGGGCTGGTGGTGAAGCTGATCGGCGACCTGACCTACACCCTGGTCGACCCCCGCATCGATTTCGCCAGCCGGGAGCAATGA
- a CDS encoding lytic transglycosylase domain-containing protein, with protein MSSRSRRTSQSVALTRLAQISALALAATLVGCQSTRQHDESDSVRASYQARVKHKPAPLLVKPVEQAPQDVWERMRQGFALQDDIGVNPRIEQQRLWFASNPTFLESAGERGSLYLHYIVERLEERDMPLELALLPAIESAYNPMAYSRAHAVGLWQFIPSTGRHFNLRQTNFYDGRRDITASTNAALDYLGRLHDMFNGDWLLALAAYNAGEGTVSRAIERNERLGLPTDYWNLPLPQETRDYVPKLLALSQVVLTPDAYGVNLSPIANEPYFEAVAINERLDLSRVAAFADIDEDELIQLNPAFKKRMTVDGPKQLLVPTAKAQLLSDSLSNLKPEELVSLQPNKAVFQAALAEAKAPVKARSYRVKRGDNLSSIAKAHRVSVRDLQRWNRLSGNRVKAGQVLALRGGSSSGAANRVASSKQRSTQYKVRKGDSLYAVAKRFNVEMKHLKRWNPRSGHALKPGQTLTVYLSH; from the coding sequence ATGTCTTCCCGTAGCCGCAGAACCTCTCAATCCGTCGCCCTGACGCGTCTGGCCCAAATCAGTGCGCTGGCCCTGGCCGCCACCCTGGTGGGCTGCCAGAGCACCCGTCAGCACGACGAATCCGACAGCGTTCGCGCAAGCTACCAAGCGCGGGTCAAGCACAAGCCTGCCCCTCTGCTGGTCAAGCCAGTCGAGCAGGCACCGCAGGATGTCTGGGAGCGCATGCGACAGGGCTTCGCCCTGCAGGACGACATCGGGGTCAACCCGCGCATCGAGCAACAGCGCCTGTGGTTCGCCAGCAACCCTACGTTCCTGGAAAGCGCGGGCGAACGCGGCAGCCTCTACTTGCACTATATCGTCGAGCGCCTCGAAGAGCGCGACATGCCGCTGGAGCTGGCCCTGCTGCCGGCGATCGAGAGCGCCTACAACCCGATGGCCTACTCCCGCGCCCATGCGGTCGGCCTGTGGCAGTTCATTCCCTCCACCGGTCGCCATTTCAACCTGCGCCAGACCAACTTCTATGACGGGCGCCGCGACATCACCGCGTCGACCAACGCCGCCCTGGACTACCTGGGCCGCCTGCACGACATGTTCAACGGCGACTGGCTGCTGGCCCTGGCGGCCTACAATGCCGGTGAAGGCACGGTCAGCCGGGCCATCGAGCGCAACGAGCGCCTGGGCCTGCCCACCGACTACTGGAACCTGCCCCTGCCCCAGGAAACCCGCGACTACGTGCCCAAGCTGCTGGCCCTTTCGCAGGTGGTGCTGACCCCCGATGCCTATGGCGTGAACCTCAGCCCGATCGCCAACGAGCCCTACTTCGAAGCTGTCGCCATCAACGAACGCCTGGACCTGTCCCGGGTCGCCGCGTTCGCCGATATCGACGAAGACGAGCTGATCCAGCTCAACCCGGCCTTCAAGAAACGCATGACCGTGGACGGTCCCAAGCAGTTGCTGGTGCCCACCGCCAAGGCCCAGTTGCTGTCCGACAGCCTGTCCAACCTCAAGCCCGAGGAGCTGGTCAGCCTGCAACCGAACAAGGCCGTGTTCCAGGCCGCCCTGGCCGAGGCCAAGGCGCCGGTGAAGGCGCGCAGCTACCGGGTCAAGCGTGGCGACAACCTGAGCAGCATCGCCAAGGCTCACCGTGTCTCGGTACGTGACCTGCAGCGCTGGAATCGCCTTTCCGGCAACCGCGTCAAGGCTGGCCAGGTGCTCGCCCTGCGCGGCGGCAGTTCGAGCGGCGCCGCCAACCGCGTCGCGTCGTCCAAGCAGCGATCTACCCAATACAAGGTGCGCAAGGGTGATTCGCTCTATGCGGTGGCCAAGCGCTTCAACGTCGAGATGAAGCACCTCAAGCGCTGGAACCCGCGCAGCGGGCATGCGCTCAAGCCCGGGCAGACGCTGACCGTCTACCTGTCGCACTGA